Below is a genomic region from Azoarcus sp. KH32C.
GCAGCAGTGCGGGAATGAATCACGCTCGATTTCTTGCAGTGTCAATTTGTGTGGCGCCGTATACGTGTTTGCGCGCGTCTGCCGTCTATCCTAAGAAAAGAAGCAGGAGGCCTCTGCGGATTCAATGGGAGCGGCCCATCATGTTCGACAAAGAACGTTTCATTCACGATTGCGTGGGTGCCGTCGCCGACGGCCAGGGAGCCATCCGCGAGCTGGTTGCGGAAGTGGTCTCGCAGGGCGGGGCGATCATGGCCGAGCTCGGGGAACCCCGGCGCGCGGGCATCAACGCGCTGTACCGCTCGAAGGATCTGACAATCATCAACTTCGTGTGGGCGCCCTGCATGAGCCTGATGCCGCACAACCACCAGATGTTCTCGGTCGTCGGGATCTATTCCGGGCGGGAAGACAACGTGTTCTGGCGCAGGGCGGGCGGCAGCATCGAGGCCGTGGGCGCGAAATCGCTCGGTGTCGGCGACGTTACGGCACTCGAACGCGACGCGATCCATTCCGTGCTCAACCCGATCGGCAAGATGACTTGCGCGATTCACGTCTACGGCGGCGACTTCTTCGCGCCGCCCGAGCCGCGGAGTTTGTGGGAGCACGAAACCCTGGTCGAGCAGCCGTGGGACGTCGAGAAGGTCAAGGCGCTCTTCGAGGAGGCCGAGGCGCGCTTCAACGGGTGGGAGCAATGAAGGGTTAGTCTCCCGGGCGGGCCGCGGCGTGCGAGAATCGCGCCCCCGTCCGCCCGAGATGTCTCCATGAGCCAGGTCCAGCACACCATCACGCATCTTGTCGTCCATAAGCTCCACCGTTCCGGCGAAAGTCCGGCGAGCGCCGAACTACGCGAGGCCGCGTGCCGTGTCGACGATGCCGCGGTGCGCATGGTCGAGCGCTTGTGCAGTCATTTCGCGGACCGCAGCAGCAAGGGCTACGGTCGTTTCGAGGATGACGAGGAAGCTTTCCCGCTGCCGCGTCTCGTGCGGGAGCACGTCGTCGACAAGGGTCTCGACTTCGCTGCGCTGTCGAAGCGGATGATGGACGTGATGCGTCTGTGCGCCGACGAGGAGGGCGCCGATATCTCGGGCTACGTCGTGGTCGCGCGCATCATGGAAGGCAGCTCGGACTGCCTGTGGGTCGCCGTGGTCGGCGAGGCGGTCGGCAGCGCCGTGACCGGCGCCTTCGACGTCATCGATTGCCTGCATCTCGACTTTTCGGCGCTGCCGGCGGCGGGCCGTATCGACCTTTCCGGATGGCAGCGCGGCGACGAGCGCTACATCAGCTTCCTCAAGGGCCGCGGCGACGTCGCGCCATGGTTCAAGCGTTTCCTCGGTTGCAGCGACATCGTGATCGCGCTGAAGGAGACGAAGAAGCTTGTGCAGCGCCTGTCTGACTTCGCCGAGACGCAGCGCCTCGACCCGCCTGCCCGCGACGCGATGCTCGAACGGGCGCACGGCTATCTCGACGAACTGGGCGAGAGCGGTTCGCCGCTCGCGATCGACGAGGTTGCACGCAAGATCTGGCCCGAGCAACCGGAGCGGCTGGATGCCGTCTTGACTGCCGGCGAGGCGCCGCTCGCGAGCGGCTTCGTGCCGGACCGCCGCGCGATCCGCCCGCTGGTGCGCTTCCGCGCTGCCGGCGAGCAGTGGAAGCTCGAATTCGACCGCAGCAGCCTGCATTCGGGCGCAGTCCATTACGACCGCGCGTCCGACACGCTGGTGCTGTCGGGCTTGCCCGAATACCTGAAGAAGATGCTGCAGGACGAGTGACGGGCTGCTTGCGGTCTTGTCATACGCATTTCGCGTGAATCGATCTGAATCTTGATCCAACGCAAAAGACATACGTTGCACCGGGCGTATCGTCCAGTTGTAACGATTTGTTCCCAAGCCCGTTACAAGCGGGCCGCCGGAACCCAAGAAGAAAATGCGTACCAGGCTTTGTACCACTCTCGCCTTGCTTGCAGCCGGCTCGGTCGCGTGCCACGCGGCCCCGGGGGAGGCTGTTGAAGAGGGCGCCCGTTTCCCGATCCAGGAGATCCAGGTCGGGGGGAACACGCTAGTCGCCAGCGATACGCTGCGGCTGCGGCTCGCGACCTTCCTGGGCGAAGCGAAGAGTGTGCAGGACTTGCTCGCGGCCCGTCAGGCTATCGTCGCGGCCTATCAGGAAGTCGGCCGCCCCTTCGTGGCAGTCGGGTTGCCCGAGGAATTCGGCACCGACGGCGTCGTCCGTCTGCAGGTCGTCGAGATCCCGGTGCGCGAGATCCGGATCGAAGGCAACGAAAGGCTGTCGGCCGCCCGCATCCGCGCACGCCTGCCCTCGCTCGTCGAGGAAGAAAGCCCGGCGATGGACGAAATCAGCCGCCAGCTCGCGCTTGCGAACGACAACCCCGCGCTCAAGCTCAGCATCGAATTCCTGTCGCGCGGCGACATGGCGGCGGATGCACGCATCTCGGTCGAGGAGAGTGCCCCCGTCAGCTTCGCCATCACGACCGACAACACCGGCACCGCCGAGACCGGTCACTGGCGGGTCGGCCTCTCAGTGACCGACGCCGATCTCACGGGTTTCGGCGACGTCGCCTCGCTGACCTACATCACGTCGCCCGAAGACGCCGACAAGGTGCACCAGTACGCGGCAAGCTACCTATGGCCGCTCGCGCGCCTCGGCGATGCGCTGATCTTTTCCGGCAGCTATTCCGACGTCGACGCCGGCCGCATCAGCGATGCGTTCGACGTCGCCGGGCAGGGTTCGAGCCTCGGCGTGCGCTATCAGCACACGATCACACGCACGGTGGCGCGCCGCGAGACGCTGGAAGTGGGCGTCGAGCGCCGCCGCTATCGCAACATCGTCGATTTCTCGGGTTCGGACCTCGGTGGCGAGGTCGCGAGCCGGCCGCTGACGGTGACCTATGCCTATTCCGACCAACGCCCGACTTTCCAGTGGGGCGCGAGCGTCGGTTACGCGCACAACCTTCCGGGCGGCAGCGGCAACGACGACCAGGCCTACGGCGAGGGCCGTTCCGGTGCGACCGCGCGCTGGTCGCTGTGGCGCGTCAATGGGCGGATCGCGACGCGTCTGCCCTGGGGCGTCGTCGCCCAGGTCTCGGGCGAAGGCCAATACACCAGCGATCCGCTGATCTCGGGCGAACAGTTCGGCCTCGGCGGCGCGCGCTCCGTGCGCGGCTTCGACGAGCGAGAGGTCGCGGGCGACCGCGGCTGGCGGATCGGCGGCGAGCTCAGCTCGCCCCAGTTCGGCGACTGGGGCCGTTTCGCGGTCTTCGCCGACCGCGGCGGCGAGACGCGCCTCTCCCCGCTGGCAGGCGAGAGCAGCGGCGAAAACGTTGCCAGCTGGGGACTCGGCTGGCGCTACAACCGCAGCGGCTTCGCCGCGCTTCTCGACTGGGCGCAAGTGCTCGACGGCACCGCGGAAACGGGAAGAGGGCACCAGAAGATTCACGTACAGGCGTCTTTGCAGTTCTGACAAAACGTAGCCATTCGTTCAGGGAGGCTCAAAAAAATGTTTACGACTCGACAACCTGCTCCGCGGCTCGGCGCACTCCTGGTCGCCCTCGCATTCGCCGCTCCGTTTGGCGTGCTGGCCGCTCCGCCCGCAGGTACGCTGCCCACGAACCCCGTCGTCGCCAACGGCGGCGCCACCTTCACGCAGCCCGGGGCCACCAGCCTCGTCGTCACCAACGCCCCTGGTACGATCATCCGCTGGGACAGCTTCTCGGTCGGCGGTGATGCGTCCGTCACCTTCAACCAGAACGGCGCGACCAGCGCAGTGCTGAACCGCGTCGCCGGCGCCTCGCCGTCGGAAATCTTCGGCCGCATGGAATCGAACGGCCGCGTCTTCCTGATCAACCCGAACGGCATCGTCTTCGGCAGCACCGCCCGCGTCGATCTCCCCGGCCTCGTCGCCTCGACGCTGAACCTCACCGACAGCGACTTCCTCGCCGGCAACTACCTTTTCAGCGGCGGCACCGGCAACATCACCGTCCAGTCGGGCGCGACCCTGCTGACCTCGGCCCGCGGCCCGAACGGCCAGATCTGGCTCATCGCCGGCGGCCAGCTCAAGATCGAAGCCGGTTCGACGATCAGCACCGCCGTCGGCCAGACTGTCCTCGCTGCGGGCTCGCAGGTGCAGGTCACCGATGACAGCACGGGCGGCATGCGCTTCACGGTGACGACCAGCGCCGCCAATTCAATCGAACACTACGGCGCGATCGCAGCCGAGCAGGGCGCTGTCGGCATGTTTGCGGACTCCATCGTCCATGCCGGCACTACGACCGTCGCGCCCGGACTGGCAGGCAGCGCAGGACCGGCCGGGACGATCCGCCTTGCCGCCGCGGGCGACATCACCGTCTCCAACGGCAGCCGCATCGATGCCTCCGGCGCAGGCGCCACCACCGGCGGCACGATCGGCATCGATGCCGGCGGCAAGGCCACCATCGCACGCCTCGCGACCGTGACCGCCGACGGCAGTAGTAGCGGCAGTGCGGGCGGGCGCATCGACATCGCCGGCAACGAAGTCCTGATCGAGCCGGGCGACAACGGTTTCTCGAACGTCCATGCGAATGCGCTCAATCCCGCCGACAACGGCGTCGTGAATGTGACGCGCCGTGCTGCGGGCAGCGGTGTCGTTAGCGCCTACGTCCCGGTCTCCTATTCCGGCGGTAGCGACTGGCTGCCGAACGTCACCTTCCTTGCCGATGGCTCCTACGTCGTCGTGTGGATGGAAATGAACGGCCCCTCCGGCACCATCTGGAACGTCGACTACGCGACCGTCTACGCACGGCGCTTCAGCGCCAACGGCCAGGCGCTCACCGCGCCGTTCCAGGTCTCGCAATACTCCAACTATCAGGCGAACCCGACAGTCACGGGTCTCGCGGATGGCGGCTTCGTCGTGCTATGGAGCTACAAGGATTCCCGCCCGGCCTCGGGCGCGATCGGCACCTTCCCGTTCCGCATCTACGGCAAGCGCTACAACAGTGCCGGCCAGGCGGTGGGGGACGAGTTCCGCGTCGATCCCGATCAGTCGTACGGCCAGTACAACGGTGCGGTCACGACTTTGGCCGGCGGCGGCTTCCTCGTGAGTTGGACCAACAACACCAATATCACGAAGGTGCGCCTGTACGATGCCGCGGGCAACCCGCTGGGAGCCCCCTTCGCTCCCTTCAGTTCCGCAACCGCGACGACGGCGCAGGGTACGGCGTTCGCCGGATACTTTGTGCCCTACGGCGACGGCGGCTTCGCCCACGTCTACATGCGCAGCCTGAAGACCTACACGTATTCGACCAGCTGGGCGAGCTGGGACCAGCGTCAGATCTTCGTGCAGCACTATGACCGCAACGGCACGCCGATCGGTGCGGAAACGCAACTCGCGAGCGGCTTCGCCCCGCCGGCCCCGGCGGTGATCCCATCGAGCTATCCGACGACCTGGCTCGACGGTG
It encodes:
- a CDS encoding nucleoid-associated protein codes for the protein MSQVQHTITHLVVHKLHRSGESPASAELREAACRVDDAAVRMVERLCSHFADRSSKGYGRFEDDEEAFPLPRLVREHVVDKGLDFAALSKRMMDVMRLCADEEGADISGYVVVARIMEGSSDCLWVAVVGEAVGSAVTGAFDVIDCLHLDFSALPAAGRIDLSGWQRGDERYISFLKGRGDVAPWFKRFLGCSDIVIALKETKKLVQRLSDFAETQRLDPPARDAMLERAHGYLDELGESGSPLAIDEVARKIWPEQPERLDAVLTAGEAPLASGFVPDRRAIRPLVRFRAAGEQWKLEFDRSSLHSGAVHYDRASDTLVLSGLPEYLKKMLQDE
- a CDS encoding ShlB/FhaC/HecB family hemolysin secretion/activation protein, coding for MRTRLCTTLALLAAGSVACHAAPGEAVEEGARFPIQEIQVGGNTLVASDTLRLRLATFLGEAKSVQDLLAARQAIVAAYQEVGRPFVAVGLPEEFGTDGVVRLQVVEIPVREIRIEGNERLSAARIRARLPSLVEEESPAMDEISRQLALANDNPALKLSIEFLSRGDMAADARISVEESAPVSFAITTDNTGTAETGHWRVGLSVTDADLTGFGDVASLTYITSPEDADKVHQYAASYLWPLARLGDALIFSGSYSDVDAGRISDAFDVAGQGSSLGVRYQHTITRTVARRETLEVGVERRRYRNIVDFSGSDLGGEVASRPLTVTYAYSDQRPTFQWGASVGYAHNLPGGSGNDDQAYGEGRSGATARWSLWRVNGRIATRLPWGVVAQVSGEGQYTSDPLISGEQFGLGGARSVRGFDEREVAGDRGWRIGGELSSPQFGDWGRFAVFADRGGETRLSPLAGESSGENVASWGLGWRYNRSGFAALLDWAQVLDGTAETGRGHQKIHVQASLQF
- a CDS encoding filamentous hemagglutinin N-terminal domain-containing protein, coding for MFTTRQPAPRLGALLVALAFAAPFGVLAAPPAGTLPTNPVVANGGATFTQPGATSLVVTNAPGTIIRWDSFSVGGDASVTFNQNGATSAVLNRVAGASPSEIFGRMESNGRVFLINPNGIVFGSTARVDLPGLVASTLNLTDSDFLAGNYLFSGGTGNITVQSGATLLTSARGPNGQIWLIAGGQLKIEAGSTISTAVGQTVLAAGSQVQVTDDSTGGMRFTVTTSAANSIEHYGAIAAEQGAVGMFADSIVHAGTTTVAPGLAGSAGPAGTIRLAAAGDITVSNGSRIDASGAGATTGGTIGIDAGGKATIARLATVTADGSSSGSAGGRIDIAGNEVLIEPGDNGFSNVHANALNPADNGVVNVTRRAAGSGVVSAYVPVSYSGGSDWLPNVTFLADGSYVVVWMEMNGPSGTIWNVDYATVYARRFSANGQALTAPFQVSQYSNYQANPTVTGLADGGFVVLWSYKDSRPASGAIGTFPFRIYGKRYNSAGQAVGDEFRVDPDQSYGQYNGAVTTLAGGGFLVSWTNNTNITKVRLYDAAGNPLGAPFAPFSSATATTAQGTAFAGYFVPYGDGGFAHVYMRSLKTYTYSTSWASWDQRQIFVQHYDRNGTPIGAETQLASGFAPPAPAVIPSSYPTTWLDGVTALPNGDIVLTQRVNTCGTCDYKVYYSVFDSKGQAKVLDRAVDESGYNLYARVAPLANGGFTIVWEHTNPTVTSGTTVKDNDVFAQTYDANGLPVGAPTSLSLGGLGGVDQPRIAAGADGRYVTVWSDNIYLSSGYYSAQEIRSMLTLPNAVAPAPVTVNASAVLPSSSYATRPGASNGVAGLIPTSTPTPEPAPAPAPAPAPEPTPAPAPEPVPAPAPAPAPEPAPAPAPAPAPAPAPAPAPAPAPEPAPVPKAPRNTESALNTVRLVTPTGQQNFVFPGAAEHFGGSVQVNAVRGENNEVVGYKLAPTSPAAAATTPAANKSAKK